The Bacteroides acidifaciens genome includes a region encoding these proteins:
- a CDS encoding exo-beta-N-acetylmuramidase NamZ domain-containing protein translates to MRNRTSLILCFLFIALFPECVSGKVATGAERFEQYLPFIRGKRVGMVVNHTSVVGTEQTHLLDTLLKQNINVIKVFAPEHGFRGNADAGETVKDGKDSRTGVPIVSLYGNNKKPTAAQLKDIDVILFDIQDVGARFYTYISTMYYVMEACAENNKEMIVLDRPNPCDYVEGPILKPAYRSFVGMLPIPVLHGCTIGELAQMINGEGWIANKKNPCPLKIIPMTGWKHGEPYSLPIKPSPNLPNDQSIRLYASLCPFEATRVSVGRGTTFPFQVLGAPNKIYGDFTFTPRSLPGFDKNPMHKNVACYGEDLRNADDVNGFTLRYFLHFYRLSGEGAAFFSRARWFDLLLGTDSVRKAILRGDSEETIRNSWQKELQDYRKIRKQYLLYE, encoded by the coding sequence ATGAGAAATAGAACTTCCCTCATTCTTTGTTTTCTATTTATCGCGCTCTTTCCCGAGTGCGTCAGCGGCAAAGTTGCTACAGGTGCCGAACGCTTCGAACAATACCTGCCGTTTATCCGGGGGAAACGTGTCGGAATGGTTGTAAACCACACCTCTGTTGTCGGGACGGAACAGACTCACTTGCTCGATACCCTGCTAAAACAAAACATCAACGTAATCAAAGTATTTGCCCCCGAACATGGATTCCGGGGAAATGCAGATGCAGGGGAGACTGTGAAAGACGGAAAAGATTCGCGCACCGGAGTTCCCATCGTTTCCCTTTACGGCAACAACAAAAAGCCGACTGCCGCCCAACTAAAAGACATCGACGTTATCTTATTTGATATTCAGGATGTGGGAGCGCGCTTCTATACTTATATCAGTACGATGTATTATGTGATGGAAGCCTGCGCAGAAAATAACAAGGAGATGATTGTACTGGACCGTCCCAATCCATGTGATTACGTAGAAGGGCCGATACTCAAACCGGCTTATCGAAGTTTTGTCGGCATGCTTCCTATTCCAGTGCTTCACGGATGCACCATCGGCGAACTGGCACAAATGATAAATGGGGAAGGATGGATTGCCAACAAGAAAAATCCTTGCCCATTAAAAATAATCCCAATGACCGGATGGAAACACGGAGAACCTTATTCACTTCCCATAAAACCCTCTCCCAATCTACCGAATGACCAGTCCATCCGTCTGTACGCCTCGCTTTGCCCTTTCGAAGCAACCCGCGTCAGCGTAGGCCGGGGAACTACATTTCCTTTTCAAGTACTGGGGGCACCCAACAAGATATATGGAGATTTTACCTTTACTCCCCGCTCTCTCCCCGGTTTTGACAAAAATCCGATGCACAAGAATGTTGCTTGCTATGGAGAAGACCTTCGGAACGCGGACGACGTGAACGGATTTACGCTTCGCTACTTCCTGCATTTCTACCGTTTGTCCGGTGAAGGCGCAGCCTTCTTCTCCCGTGCCCGGTGGTTTGATTTACTTTTGGGCACGGATAGTGTACGTAAAGCTATCCTCAGAGGGGATTCGGAAGAGACTATCCGGAATAGCTGGCAAAAGGAATTGCAAGATTATAGGAAAATTAGAAAACAATATCTTCTCTATGAGTAA
- a CDS encoding putative LPS assembly protein LptD codes for MAPLKAKILISLILLIVLLMLPDEATSQRRRRGMIASNTAQKDSQQGKDSLKADTVTVRIDSVAPVQKKQPLDAPVVYESNDSTVFTLGGSATLYGSGKVNYQNIELAAEVISMNLDSSTVHAYGIKDSTGVEKGKPVFKEGDTSYDTETIRYNFKTKKAGITDIVTQQGEGYVTGSKAKKGANDEIFMEHGRYTTCDHHDHPHFYMQLTRAKVRPKKNVVTGPAYLVVEDVPLPLAVPFFFFPFSSSYSSGFIMPTYMDDSSRGFGLAEGGYYFAISDIMDLKMTGDIFTKGSWRLSGLTNYNKRYKYSGTLQADYQVTKTGDKGMPDYAVAKDFKVVWNHRQDAKASPNSTFSASVNFSTSSYERSNINNLYNSQLLTQNTKTSSISYSRSFPDIGLTLSGTTNIAQTMRDSSIAVTLPDLNITLSRLFPFKRKKAAGAERWYEKISLSYTGRLTNSIRTKDDRLFKAGLSEWENAMNHNIPISATFTLFKYLQVSPSVNYTERWYTRKINKQYNEDTHRLEALPGDSLNGFYRVSNYSASLSLSTKLYGMYKPLFAKKKEIQIRHVFTPQVSLSGAPGFSKYWEEYTDYNGNTQYYSPFTEQPYGVPSREGSGTVSFSISNNLEMKYYDAKKDTLKKVSLIDELGASMSYNMAAKERPWSDLSMNLRLKLTKNYTFNMNASFATYAYTFDKNGNVVTGNRTEWSYGRFGRFQGYGSSFNYTFNNDTWKKWFGPKEDEQGKDKKKGDGEDDDAEGTDGEDGTVTKKVEKAQADPDGYQVFKMPWSLSLSYSFNIREDRTKPINRHSMRYPYTYTHNINANGNVKISNNWSLSFNSGYDFQAKEITQTSCTISRDLHCFNLSASLSPFGRWKYYNVTIRANASILQDLKYEQRSQTQSNIQWY; via the coding sequence ATGGCGCCATTGAAAGCAAAAATACTTATATCATTAATACTGCTGATTGTCTTACTGATGCTTCCCGATGAGGCTACGTCTCAGCGTCGAAGAAGAGGAATGATTGCCTCCAATACTGCACAAAAGGACTCCCAGCAAGGGAAAGATTCTTTGAAGGCGGATACGGTTACGGTACGCATTGATTCCGTTGCACCCGTTCAGAAGAAGCAACCGCTCGATGCACCGGTTGTATATGAATCCAACGACTCCACCGTATTTACTTTGGGCGGGTCTGCTACGCTTTATGGTAGCGGAAAGGTCAATTATCAGAATATCGAATTGGCTGCCGAGGTCATTTCGATGAATCTGGACAGCAGTACTGTTCATGCCTACGGTATCAAAGACTCCACCGGTGTGGAAAAAGGCAAACCGGTATTTAAGGAGGGGGATACTTCTTATGATACGGAAACTATCCGTTATAATTTCAAGACCAAGAAAGCAGGAATCACGGACATCGTCACCCAACAGGGAGAAGGATACGTGACCGGTAGCAAGGCTAAGAAAGGCGCGAATGATGAAATCTTTATGGAGCATGGACGTTATACGACTTGCGACCACCATGATCATCCTCATTTTTATATGCAATTGACGCGTGCGAAAGTACGTCCTAAAAAGAATGTGGTAACAGGACCCGCCTATCTGGTAGTGGAAGACGTCCCTTTGCCATTGGCTGTTCCGTTCTTCTTCTTCCCGTTTTCCAGCAGTTATTCTTCCGGTTTCATTATGCCGACTTATATGGACGACTCCAGCCGTGGTTTCGGTTTGGCCGAAGGGGGATATTACTTTGCCATCAGTGATATAATGGACTTGAAGATGACGGGCGATATCTTTACGAAAGGTTCATGGAGACTTTCCGGATTGACAAACTATAATAAGCGCTATAAATACTCCGGTACGCTGCAAGCGGATTATCAGGTCACCAAGACAGGGGATAAAGGGATGCCGGACTATGCAGTTGCTAAGGACTTCAAGGTGGTTTGGAATCATCGTCAGGATGCCAAGGCCAGCCCGAACAGCACTTTCTCTGCCAGTGTGAACTTCTCAACCAGTAGTTATGAACGTTCTAATATCAACAACCTTTATAATTCCCAGTTGTTGACTCAAAATACTAAAACATCAAGTATCAGTTACTCGCGAAGTTTCCCGGATATCGGTCTGACGCTGTCTGGAACGACCAATATAGCCCAGACAATGCGTGACTCTTCGATTGCGGTGACATTGCCCGACCTTAATATTACATTAAGCCGTCTGTTCCCGTTCAAGCGTAAGAAAGCGGCTGGTGCCGAACGTTGGTATGAGAAGATTTCCCTTAGCTATACCGGACGTCTGACGAATAGTATCCGTACGAAAGACGACCGCCTGTTCAAAGCCGGACTGAGTGAGTGGGAGAATGCGATGAATCATAATATTCCTATCAGTGCTACTTTTACGCTGTTCAAATATTTGCAGGTTTCACCTTCGGTTAATTATACGGAACGCTGGTACACTCGTAAGATTAACAAACAATACAATGAAGATACTCACAGATTGGAAGCTTTGCCGGGTGATTCGCTCAATGGCTTTTATCGTGTATCCAACTATTCGGCAAGCTTGAGTTTGAGTACGAAGTTATATGGTATGTATAAACCGCTTTTTGCAAAGAAGAAGGAGATACAGATCCGTCATGTATTCACCCCGCAGGTTAGTTTAAGCGGTGCACCCGGGTTCAGTAAGTACTGGGAAGAATATACTGATTATAACGGCAATACACAATATTACTCTCCTTTCACCGAACAGCCTTATGGTGTACCTTCGCGTGAAGGATCGGGAACGGTTAGTTTCTCTATTTCCAATAACTTGGAGATGAAGTATTATGACGCGAAGAAAGATACGCTTAAGAAAGTGAGCCTGATTGATGAATTGGGCGCAAGTATGTCTTACAATATGGCTGCAAAGGAACGGCCGTGGAGTGATTTGAGCATGAACTTGCGTCTGAAACTGACTAAGAACTATACTTTCAACATGAACGCGTCGTTTGCTACATATGCTTATACGTTCGATAAGAATGGTAATGTGGTGACCGGTAATCGTACGGAATGGTCGTATGGACGTTTCGGACGTTTCCAAGGCTATGGCTCTTCTTTCAATTATACCTTCAATAATGATACATGGAAGAAGTGGTTTGGTCCGAAAGAGGATGAGCAAGGTAAGGATAAAAAGAAAGGGGATGGTGAGGATGATGATGCGGAAGGAACCGATGGAGAAGATGGAACTGTAACCAAGAAAGTGGAAAAGGCGCAAGCAGACCCGGATGGTTATCAGGTATTTAAAATGCCTTGGTCATTGAGTCTTAGTTATTCGTTCAATATCCGCGAGGACAGGACGAAACCTATTAACCGTCATTCTATGAGATATCCTTATACGTATACTCATAATATCAATGCGAACGGAAATGTGAAGATTTCCAATAATTGGTCGCTGTCTTTCAACTCCGGTTATGACTTCCAGGCAAAGGAGATTACGCAGACTTCCTGCACTATCTCCCGTGACTTGCACTGTTTCAACCTGTCTGCCAGCCTTTCACCTTTCGGACGCTGGAAGTACTACAATGTTACGATTCGTGCGAATGCAAGTATTCTGCAAGACTTGAAATATGAGCAGAGAAGTCAGACACAAAGTAATATTCAGTGGTACTAG
- a CDS encoding BT4734/BF3469 family protein, producing the protein MKITLIRDDGKVNTLRTLKIELLLEQMKTEVKAQPVSKMREALRYTLPGNSIEEVRKVPKMMPAAAFVRKEGVMTLNEYNGVVMMEVNNLSGRTEADEVKGLVKELPQTFLAFTGSSGKSVKIWVRFTYPDDHLPASREQAELFHAHAYQMAVKYYQPQLPFDIELKEPSLEQYCRLTYDPELYFNPEAMPIYMKQPVSLPSETTFIKRMRETDSPLQRMAPGYENYEALSVLFSAAFNRALDELDGYRGEEDMQPLLVCLAGHCFRAGIPEEDTVRWTKAHYRLPSDDLLIRETVKSVYRTAKGFGKKSSLTTEQLFAMQMDEFMKRRYEFRYNTLTTEVEYRERNSFNFYFRPVDKRVLASITMNAMYEGVKMWDRDVIRYLDSDHVPVYQPVEEFLYHLPRWDGKDRILELANRVPCDNPHWAPLFRRWFLSMIAHWRGMDKKHANSTSPLLIGPQAYRKSTFCRMLLPPALQAYYTDSIDFSRKRDAELYLNRFLLINMDEFDQISPTQQAFLKHILQKPVVNTRRPNASAVEELRRYASFIATSNHRDLLTDTSGSRRFIGIYMTGAIDVSRPIDYEQLYAQALELLYHNERYWFDSEEEAIMTENNREFEQSPAIEQLFMVYYRGAEEEEEGEWLLAIDILRRIQKASKMTFSARQASYFGRILQRLGVKSKRKAYGTYYHVVPLEVE; encoded by the coding sequence ATGAAAATAACATTAATCAGAGACGATGGCAAGGTAAATACCTTACGGACGTTGAAAATAGAGCTCCTTCTGGAGCAGATGAAAACGGAAGTCAAGGCACAGCCCGTCTCCAAAATGAGGGAAGCGTTGAGGTATACCCTTCCGGGAAATTCGATTGAAGAGGTGCGTAAAGTTCCTAAAATGATGCCTGCCGCAGCTTTTGTCCGTAAAGAAGGGGTGATGACCTTGAATGAATATAATGGTGTAGTGATGATGGAAGTCAATAATCTTTCGGGAAGGACGGAAGCCGACGAGGTAAAGGGACTGGTCAAAGAACTTCCGCAAACATTCCTTGCCTTCACCGGCTCCTCGGGCAAATCAGTAAAGATATGGGTGCGGTTCACCTATCCGGACGACCACTTGCCGGCTTCGCGCGAGCAGGCGGAGCTTTTCCATGCACATGCTTATCAAATGGCTGTGAAATATTATCAGCCGCAACTACCTTTTGATATTGAACTGAAAGAGCCGTCGCTCGAACAATATTGCCGGCTGACATACGATCCCGAACTTTATTTCAATCCGGAAGCGATGCCCATTTACATGAAGCAGCCCGTCAGCCTTCCGTCCGAAACGACTTTTATCAAACGAATGCGGGAAACCGATTCGCCTTTGCAGCGAATGGCGCCCGGGTATGAGAATTATGAAGCGTTGTCGGTACTTTTCTCAGCCGCATTCAATCGGGCACTCGATGAATTGGACGGGTATCGGGGAGAAGAAGATATGCAACCGTTGCTGGTATGTCTGGCAGGACATTGTTTTCGGGCGGGTATCCCCGAAGAAGATACCGTGCGGTGGACGAAGGCGCACTACAGGCTCCCTTCGGACGACTTGTTGATTCGCGAAACTGTGAAGAGCGTGTATCGTACCGCCAAAGGGTTCGGCAAGAAGAGCAGTCTGACGACCGAGCAACTTTTCGCTATGCAGATGGACGAATTTATGAAGCGTCGCTATGAATTCCGATATAATACGTTGACTACAGAAGTGGAATATCGTGAACGAAATAGTTTCAATTTCTATTTTCGTCCGGTAGACAAGAGGGTGTTAGCAAGTATCACGATGAATGCCATGTATGAAGGGGTGAAAATGTGGGACAGGGATGTTATCCGTTATCTGGATTCCGATCATGTACCTGTCTATCAGCCTGTAGAGGAGTTTTTGTATCACTTGCCCCGCTGGGACGGTAAGGACCGGATTTTGGAACTGGCTAACCGCGTTCCCTGTGATAATCCGCATTGGGCGCCGCTGTTCCGGCGATGGTTTCTAAGCATGATTGCCCATTGGAGGGGGATGGACAAGAAGCATGCGAACAGTACTTCGCCTTTGCTGATTGGCCCGCAGGCATACCGGAAATCAACTTTTTGCAGAATGCTTCTTCCGCCTGCTTTACAGGCTTATTATACGGACAGCATTGATTTCAGTCGGAAGCGGGATGCGGAGTTGTATCTGAATCGCTTTCTGCTTATCAATATGGATGAATTCGACCAGATTAGTCCTACTCAGCAAGCTTTTCTGAAACATATTCTGCAAAAGCCGGTAGTGAACACGCGTCGTCCGAATGCTTCGGCGGTGGAAGAGCTTCGCCGGTATGCTTCGTTCATTGCCACGAGCAATCATCGGGATTTGTTGACGGATACTTCCGGCAGCCGACGTTTCATTGGCATCTATATGACGGGGGCTATCGATGTGTCGCGTCCTATTGATTATGAACAACTTTATGCACAAGCGTTGGAACTGCTTTATCATAACGAACGTTATTGGTTTGACTCCGAAGAAGAAGCTATCATGACGGAAAACAACCGTGAGTTTGAACAATCACCTGCCATCGAACAACTGTTTATGGTTTATTATCGTGGGGCGGAAGAAGAGGAGGAAGGCGAATGGCTGCTGGCTATCGACATTTTGCGACGGATTCAGAAAGCGAGTAAAATGACATTCTCCGCCAGGCAGGCTTCTTATTTCGGGCGTATCTTGCAGCGGCTTGGGGTGAAATCCAAACGGAAGGCGTATGGTACGTATTATCACGTTGTTCCTTTGGAAGTGGAATAA
- a CDS encoding HDIG domain-containing metalloprotein: MNPYEIIDKYYPENTELRQILVIHSLSVAGKAMKILDAHHELRLNRSFVKEAALLHDIGIFLTDAPGIQCFGENPYIAHGYLGAEILRAEGFPQHALVCERHTGAGLSLHEIIDRQLPIPHREMLPVTMEEQLICFADKFFSKTRLDEEKTVEKARQSIAKYGEEGLSRFDRWCSLFL; this comes from the coding sequence ATGAATCCATACGAAATCATTGACAAATATTATCCGGAAAATACAGAGCTGCGGCAGATTTTAGTAATACATAGCCTTTCTGTAGCTGGAAAAGCTATGAAAATACTGGATGCACATCACGAACTACGTTTAAACCGGAGTTTTGTGAAAGAAGCTGCCCTTCTGCATGATATTGGTATTTTCCTGACAGATGCTCCGGGCATTCAGTGCTTTGGAGAGAATCCTTATATTGCCCACGGATATTTGGGGGCTGAAATCTTGCGGGCTGAAGGGTTCCCGCAACACGCGCTGGTTTGCGAACGTCATACGGGAGCAGGTCTTTCCTTACATGAGATTATTGACCGGCAACTTCCCATTCCTCATCGTGAGATGTTGCCTGTCACTATGGAAGAACAACTGATTTGTTTTGCCGACAAGTTCTTTTCTAAAACCCGTTTGGATGAAGAGAAGACGGTGGAGAAGGCACGGCAAAGCATTGCTAAATATGGTGAAGAGGGATTAAGCCGCTTTGACAGATGGTGTTCTCTGTTTTTATAG
- a CDS encoding helix-turn-helix transcriptional regulator: MNRIDRISAILIQLQSHSLVKAQQISERFNISIRTVYRDIRTLEEAGIPIIGNPGIGYSLAEGFKLSPLMFTQKEALSFLIAEKLVHELTDSNSNEHYKSGIEKIRSVMRFADKNMLETMEKCMSVLDTYKSSTYKPDILLLILQSIYQKRIIEISYLGSNALSVSERKIEAVGIFFSRTNWYLIGFYLPKEIYLTFRIDRIQKMHILNELQSREHPPLEKFIREFYSKEKLHEIVIRIEKNKTSIMNDDKYYYGLTSEKEIGDMFELHFLTFSISKFAHWYLSFADSATIIRPDSLKYEVKNIINNISI, translated from the coding sequence ATGAATAGAATAGACCGTATTTCTGCTATATTGATTCAGTTACAATCGCACTCGTTAGTGAAAGCACAGCAAATTTCAGAACGTTTTAATATAAGCATTCGCACTGTATATCGAGATATAAGAACATTGGAAGAGGCAGGCATTCCTATCATAGGAAATCCCGGTATTGGTTATTCACTTGCAGAAGGATTCAAATTATCTCCTCTAATGTTTACTCAAAAAGAGGCTTTGTCCTTTTTGATTGCAGAGAAATTAGTACATGAACTAACTGATTCAAATAGCAACGAACATTATAAGTCTGGAATAGAAAAGATTAGGTCTGTCATGCGTTTTGCAGACAAAAATATGTTAGAAACAATGGAAAAGTGCATGTCTGTATTGGATACTTATAAATCATCGACCTATAAACCTGATATTCTTTTACTTATTTTACAAAGTATATACCAAAAAAGAATTATTGAAATATCTTATTTGGGAAGTAATGCGTTAAGTGTTTCAGAACGAAAGATTGAAGCTGTTGGAATTTTCTTTTCGAGAACTAACTGGTATCTAATAGGCTTTTATCTTCCCAAAGAAATCTATCTTACATTTCGGATAGATAGAATTCAAAAAATGCACATTCTTAATGAATTACAATCACGGGAGCATCCTCCTTTGGAAAAATTCATACGCGAGTTTTACAGTAAAGAAAAATTACATGAAATCGTTATAAGAATAGAAAAGAATAAAACCTCCATAATGAATGATGATAAATATTATTACGGATTAACATCTGAGAAAGAGATAGGGGATATGTTTGAACTTCATTTTCTAACATTTTCAATCAGTAAGTTTGCACATTGGTATCTGTCTTTTGCAGATAGTGCAACTATAATAAGACCAGATTCTTTAAAATATGAAGTTAAAAATATTATCAATAACATTTCTATTTGA
- a CDS encoding Type 1 glutamine amidotransferase-like domain-containing protein, with translation MKRLFLCSSFADVANLFVDCAKEDLQGKIIAFIPTASLTEPIRFYVKKGKKALEEAGMIVEEVEITQLPKEEISSILHKCDYIYITGGNTFFLLQELKRKGVDKIISKQVKLGKLYIGESAGAIIASPDAEYMRSVNFDPIEKAPELKDCTSLDLVDFYTIPHYGNFPFKKKGEKIVQLYNEKLQLIPISNKQAVIIEDSNIQIKDAK, from the coding sequence ATGAAAAGATTATTTTTATGCTCATCATTTGCTGATGTTGCTAATCTATTTGTCGATTGTGCCAAAGAAGATTTGCAAGGGAAAATTATAGCTTTTATACCAACTGCAAGCCTTACAGAACCAATACGATTCTATGTAAAAAAGGGGAAAAAGGCTTTAGAAGAAGCAGGAATGATTGTTGAAGAAGTCGAGATTACCCAACTGCCCAAAGAGGAAATATCTTCTATATTACATAAATGCGATTATATCTACATAACAGGTGGAAATACATTTTTCCTTTTGCAAGAGTTAAAAAGAAAAGGTGTTGATAAAATTATATCTAAACAAGTGAAATTGGGTAAACTGTATATTGGGGAATCTGCCGGAGCAATAATAGCCTCTCCCGATGCAGAATATATGAGAAGTGTGAATTTTGATCCAATAGAAAAGGCTCCTGAATTGAAAGACTGTACTTCTTTAGATTTGGTCGATTTTTATACGATTCCCCATTATGGAAATTTTCCATTCAAGAAAAAAGGTGAAAAGATAGTTCAACTATATAATGAGAAGTTGCAGCTTATTCCTATAAGTAATAAACAAGCTGTTATTATTGAAGATTCAAATATTCAAATTAAAGATGCAAAATGA
- a CDS encoding HU family DNA-binding protein — MYAKYDFRKKPSSKEDEDEQPLYPRIVSNGTIDFQQIVKEIAQASSFTPADIQGVQLAIENKISEYLVSGHHVQLGNLGYFSAKLKARPVMDAKEIHAQSIYFDNVNFRPSSSFRKKVRGFVEKAKSGFAHSAKIPVEERRRRLEKFLDERPMIRRKEYTQLTGLLKNKALNELNGWVKEGVLDTIGSGSHKIYVRGNTMKD; from the coding sequence ATGTACGCAAAGTATGATTTTCGCAAAAAGCCGTCTTCGAAAGAAGACGAAGACGAACAGCCGTTGTATCCCCGCATCGTTTCGAACGGAACCATCGACTTTCAACAAATTGTAAAAGAGATTGCTCAGGCTTCCAGTTTTACGCCGGCAGACATTCAAGGAGTCCAGCTGGCTATTGAAAATAAAATATCCGAATATTTAGTCAGCGGACATCATGTCCAGTTGGGAAACCTTGGATATTTTTCAGCCAAGTTAAAAGCACGTCCGGTGATGGATGCCAAAGAGATACATGCACAGTCCATTTATTTCGATAATGTAAATTTTCGTCCATCATCTTCTTTCCGAAAGAAGGTTCGCGGATTTGTGGAAAAAGCGAAGTCGGGATTTGCACATTCCGCCAAAATTCCGGTGGAAGAACGTCGGCGCAGGCTGGAGAAGTTTCTGGATGAACGACCGATGATACGACGCAAGGAATATACGCAACTCACGGGACTACTGAAGAACAAAGCGCTGAATGAATTGAACGGCTGGGTGAAAGAAGGAGTGCTGGATACCATTGGGAGCGGCAGCCATAAAATTTATGTGCGGGGCAATACCATGAAGGATTAA
- the ung gene encoding uracil-DNA glycosylase has translation MNVQIEESWKTHLAPEFDKDYFRTLTDFVKSEYSQYQIFPPGRLIFNAFNLCPFDKVKVVIIGQDPYHGPGQAHGLCFSVNDGVPFPPSLVNIFKEIKADIGTDAPTTGNLTRWAEQGVLLLNATLTVRAHQAGSHQNRGWEAFTDAAIRSLAEEKENLVFILWGSYAQKKGAFIDRNKHLVLTSAHPSPLSAYNGFFGNKHFSRANDYLKAHGETEITW, from the coding sequence ATGAACGTACAGATTGAAGAAAGCTGGAAGACACATCTGGCACCTGAATTCGACAAAGACTACTTTCGCACACTGACCGATTTCGTCAAAAGCGAATATAGCCAATATCAGATATTTCCACCGGGAAGACTGATATTCAATGCTTTCAATCTTTGCCCCTTCGACAAAGTGAAAGTTGTAATCATCGGACAAGATCCTTACCACGGGCCGGGACAAGCACACGGTCTCTGTTTCTCTGTGAATGACGGAGTCCCCTTCCCCCCTTCATTGGTAAACATCTTCAAAGAAATAAAAGCAGATATAGGCACTGATGCCCCCACAACAGGAAACCTGACACGCTGGGCGGAACAAGGAGTATTGTTACTCAACGCCACCTTGACCGTACGCGCCCATCAAGCAGGCTCACACCAAAACCGTGGTTGGGAAGCATTCACCGATGCTGCCATCCGCTCTTTGGCAGAAGAAAAAGAAAACCTGGTATTTATCCTGTGGGGCTCATATGCCCAAAAGAAAGGAGCATTTATCGACCGCAACAAACACCTGGTGCTTACTTCTGCCCATCCTTCTCCCCTTTCCGCCTACAACGGCTTCTTTGGAAACAAACATTTCAGCCGGGCAAACGATTATCTGAAAGCACACGGAGAAACGGAAATCACTTGGTAA
- a CDS encoding Crp/Fnr family transcriptional regulator: MPDLAINNILKTEITLIQKMIQEYGHRQLLKKNQYFCRANSPNSLIAYVVKGGLKYCCYDYKGKEQVLSFAFDGELIGSYLAWQTGNRSLYDIQAIEASELFCINIKELSALLTISDFKISATRFVEVIAFEILRKTVSMRCQSPEQCYLQLLSRVPDILERTTLRNVASYLGITPEALSRMRTRMLKDD; encoded by the coding sequence ATGCCGGATCTTGCAATAAACAATATCTTGAAGACAGAAATTACGCTTATTCAGAAAATGATACAAGAATATGGTCATCGGCAACTGCTTAAAAAAAATCAATATTTTTGTCGTGCTAACAGTCCCAACTCATTAATAGCCTATGTCGTGAAAGGTGGTTTGAAATACTGTTGTTATGATTATAAAGGAAAGGAACAAGTTCTGAGTTTTGCATTTGACGGTGAATTGATTGGTAGTTATCTGGCTTGGCAAACCGGTAACAGGTCTCTCTATGACATTCAGGCAATAGAAGCCTCCGAGCTTTTTTGTATTAACATCAAAGAACTTAGCGCTTTGCTTACTATTTCCGATTTTAAAATATCAGCGACACGTTTTGTAGAAGTCATTGCCTTTGAAATACTTCGTAAAACAGTCTCCATGCGTTGTCAATCTCCTGAACAGTGTTATCTACAATTGCTTTCACGTGTGCCGGATATATTGGAACGAACTACATTGCGTAATGTTGCCTCATACTTGGGCATCACTCCTGAAGCCCTAAGCCGAATGCGTACAAGAATGTTAAAAGATGATTAA
- a CDS encoding DUF6597 domain-containing transcriptional factor: MEKIQVIQPTKLLAPYIKQYWLLRIDDVKQGFQRSIPAGCVALVFHKGNKIISSFHKGTQPHYK, from the coding sequence ATGGAGAAAATTCAAGTAATACAACCTACCAAATTGCTCGCTCCTTATATAAAGCAATATTGGCTTTTAAGGATAGATGATGTAAAGCAAGGCTTTCAACGTTCTATCCCGGCAGGTTGTGTAGCACTTGTTTTTCATAAAGGGAACAAAATTATTTCTTCTTTTCATAAGGGAACGCAGCCACATTACAAATAG